The Pseudoalteromonas translucida KMM 520 genome has a window encoding:
- a CDS encoding transglycosylase SLT domain-containing protein — MRSLVLACLGVFLFGCETTKPEPIEAPQIFTHFKPSYSAPSELKTPQSTKTNLHITPPKNTKNKIIKPPAKTTDLWQHIANNLHFPIEQNKALKKRINWYLQQPDYLQVMSKRAAPYLYHIVKKVEQQQLPIELALLPFVESGFRPTAHSSQQAVGVWQLVGATAHHFGVKSDQWYDGRQDVLAATDAALAYLSYLYKRFDGNWLHALAAYNSGEGRVKRAIKQNKKHGKSTDYWSLKLPQETADYVPKLLALSYLVKHPQQGFKRPKLTYKALTTHMNVGQQFDFSIIAKLSGVGSKQLHALNQGYLKNQSSPNGPHTLLLPIEQQALLNSSFFKTNFAGEYIVKQNDTLYSIARRFSMPLSALKQLNNKQNNLIGIGEKLLVGQPKTLPESLTIDYKISPYLEHQEVVIATLEIDYEVQPGDTLWSISQLYNVPHSDLAKWNKLSASSMLKPGIQLVLFIPQAEKPQVTTIKKDLLLDLQKTLNQPR, encoded by the coding sequence ATGCGCAGTTTGGTTTTAGCTTGTTTAGGTGTTTTTTTATTTGGCTGTGAAACCACCAAGCCAGAGCCTATAGAAGCACCGCAAATATTTACTCACTTTAAGCCAAGTTACAGCGCCCCTAGTGAATTAAAAACACCGCAAAGCACAAAAACTAACTTACACATAACGCCGCCTAAAAACACAAAAAATAAAATAATAAAGCCACCGGCCAAAACAACTGACTTATGGCAGCATATCGCTAATAATCTGCATTTTCCTATTGAGCAAAATAAAGCGCTAAAAAAGCGTATTAACTGGTATTTGCAGCAACCCGATTACCTGCAAGTTATGAGCAAACGAGCTGCTCCGTATTTATACCATATTGTAAAAAAAGTAGAACAACAGCAACTACCAATAGAGTTAGCACTACTGCCTTTTGTAGAGAGCGGATTTAGACCCACTGCACACTCATCGCAGCAAGCCGTTGGCGTGTGGCAACTGGTAGGAGCAACTGCACATCATTTTGGGGTTAAGTCGGATCAATGGTATGACGGCCGACAAGATGTACTAGCCGCCACCGACGCTGCACTGGCGTATTTAAGTTACTTATATAAACGCTTTGATGGCAACTGGCTGCACGCTCTCGCCGCTTACAATAGCGGTGAAGGGCGAGTTAAACGCGCAATTAAACAAAATAAAAAGCACGGTAAAAGCACTGATTACTGGTCGCTAAAATTACCTCAAGAAACCGCCGATTATGTACCCAAATTACTGGCACTAAGCTACTTAGTTAAACATCCGCAACAAGGTTTTAAACGCCCAAAGCTCACTTACAAAGCATTGACCACCCATATGAATGTAGGCCAACAGTTTGATTTTTCAATCATTGCCAAGCTCTCTGGAGTCGGCTCTAAGCAGCTACATGCACTTAATCAAGGGTATTTAAAAAATCAAAGTTCACCCAATGGCCCACATACGTTATTACTGCCAATTGAGCAACAGGCGCTATTAAATAGCTCGTTTTTTAAAACTAACTTTGCTGGAGAGTACATAGTTAAACAAAACGATACGCTTTACAGTATTGCTAGGCGCTTTAGCATGCCTTTAAGTGCCTTAAAGCAACTTAATAATAAACAAAACAACTTAATTGGCATTGGTGAAAAACTACTTGTTGGCCAGCCCAAAACACTTCCGGAATCATTGACTATTGATTATAAAATTAGCCCCTACCTTGAGCATCAAGAAGTGGTAATTGCAACACTCGAAATAGACTATGAAGTGCAACCAGGCGATACCTTGTGGAGCATTAGCCAGCTTTACAATGTGCCGCATAGTGACCTAGCTAAATGGAATAAACTGTCGGCGTCGAGCATGCTCAAACCTGGCATTCAATTAGTGTTATTTATTCCTCAGGCCGAAAAGCCTCAAGTAACAACAATTAAAAAAGATTTATTGTTAGATCTACAAAAAACATTAAATCAGCCACGTTAA
- a CDS encoding FKBP-type peptidyl-prolyl cis-trans isomerase: MQISKNSAVEFHYTLSEAGEQIETSTKEAPLTYIHGSEGMLPGLENALEGKAAGEKFSVTLAPSESYGERVDNLVQRIPLKHLQTQSKVKVWKPGMTAMVSSDQGRHQVTIIKVGRFNADCDLNHPFAGKTLTFDVEVVSVREATSEEVSHGHVHAAGGCGHSH, encoded by the coding sequence ATGCAAATTAGTAAAAATTCAGCCGTTGAATTTCATTACACCCTTAGCGAAGCCGGTGAGCAAATAGAAACCAGCACTAAAGAAGCGCCTCTTACTTATATTCATGGCAGCGAAGGCATGCTTCCTGGTTTAGAAAATGCGCTGGAAGGCAAAGCCGCTGGCGAAAAGTTTAGCGTTACATTAGCGCCAAGCGAGTCATACGGCGAACGTGTTGATAACTTAGTACAACGCATTCCGTTAAAGCATTTACAAACACAAAGCAAAGTTAAAGTATGGAAACCAGGCATGACCGCAATGGTAAGCTCGGATCAAGGTCGCCATCAGGTAACTATTATTAAAGTAGGCCGCTTTAATGCTGATTGTGATTTAAATCACCCTTTTGCAGGTAAAACGCTAACATTTGATGTTGAAGTGGTATCGGTACGTGAAGCCACCAGCGAAGAAGTATCGCACGGCCATGTGCATGCAGCAGGCGGATGTGGTCACTCTCACTAA